The sequence TCCCATTAAATGTAATTTTGAATCAGTCACTATCTGTCTATACACAGTCATAAACTGCTCCTAGTATTGCTGTCACTACAGGTATTTTTGGTTTATCACcagcggcaacagtgagaaagATTGTGGTCAGCTGCACCTAAGTGTTCCATGGCAACCACTGCATGTGGGAACAGTCAAGGTGCAGACCAGAGTGAATGGTAGCTCGAGAACAAGGGATTCGGTGACCGGGCTGAGAAGATAGATTTCTTTGCAGTTAGCATCGGAGGGGAATAGGATAGCAGGATGTGTATTAGtcctggggagggagggaaggcagGGGGATAAGGGAGACAAACAACTTGCTCAAACTGGGCCATATAGGTTCATTGATGGGAATGCATCCTCAGCCTCAGCCCCCAGGCAGAATGACATTCCTGTGCTGTGCACTAAAGCAGAAGGATATTCCTGTTACTACCATTAAAACTAAGCTCTCTGGTAGACAGCAGGCGCTATCTGTCCTGGTTAGTGGCATTATGATATGTGTGTGTCATACAGAGAGAGCCTCAGAGAACAACCACATTGAGGTGGAGGGTAACATGGGGTGTGCAGGTGCTTTCAGCACAGACGGCAGATTTAATTCCTATTTAATGTGTTTGATTTGATCCGTGTGGCTTGTTAACCAGACtgtggcagagagggagagagacagctccCCCGGCTAGTGTGCAAGGTGTGGATGGGATGACGCACGACGGGTGCAACAGTGTGTGAAGTAGTGCCTTAAGCTCTGTGCTCCCTCCAGATAACTAACTTCAATTTAAATGCAGATGGATGAAGGGTCCTACTCATCAGAGACTGGAGCGATGTGATCTGTATGTAGGAGATCTGGAGGAgctggtgttgtgtatctgcCTCCAGAGGACTAATGTCCATATGGTAGATGGAggcaggggcagagagagacagacatagggaGATATAGAGGGTCAGAGAGAAACAGGGTGagtcagagaaagacagagagaggcggagagaaacAAAGGAAGGAAGAGGGAGGCCAACGGAGTCAgagggagacaggaagacatagggagtcagagggagacagggagtcagagggagacaggaagacatagggagtcagagggagacagggagacataggGATTCAAAGGGAGACAGGGATTCAgagggagacaggaagacatagggAGTCAGAGGGAGTCAgagggagacaggaagacatacggagtcagagggagacagggagtcaGAGGGAGAAAAGAAGACATAGGGATTCAGAGGGAGACAGGaagacacagggagagacaggaagacagagggagatagggagacagGAATACAAAGGGAGACATAAGGAGATAGGGAGACATAGGGAgactttattttctatttttattttatctgtatttaactaggcaagtcagttaagaacaaattcttatttacaatgacggcctaccaaaaggcaaaaagcatcctgtggggacgggggcctgggattgaattttcttaaataaatacaatataaatataggacaaaacacacatcacaacaagagagacaacacaactctacataaagagagaccttcgacaacaacatagcaaggcagcaacacatgacaacacagcatggtagcaacacaacatgacaacaacatggtagcaacacaacatggtagcagcacaaaacatggtacaaacattattgggtacagtcaacagcacaaaggtcaagaaggtagagagacaacaatacatcacacaaagcagccacaactgtcagtaagtgtccatgattgagtctttgaatgaagagattgagataaaactgtccagtttgagtgtttgttgcagctcgttccagtcgctagctgcagcgaactgaaaagaggagtgacccagggatgtgtgtgctttggggacctttaacagaatgtgactggcagaacgggtgttgtatgtggaggatgagggctgcagtagatatctctgATAGGGggaagtgaggcctaagagggttttataaatacgcATCAACCAGTGGGGCTTGCGACGGGtatatacagagatgaccagtttacagaggagtatagagggcagtgatgtgtcctataatgaGCATTGGTggtaaatctgatggccgaatggtaaagaacatctagccgctcgagagcacccttacctgccaatctataaattatgtctctgtaatctagcatgggtaggatggtcatctgaatcagggttagtttggcagctggggtgaaagaggagcgattatgatagaggaaaccaagtctagatttaactttagcctgcagctttgatatgtgctgagagaaggacagtgcaccatctagccatactcccaagtacttgtgtgaggtgactacctcaagctctaaaccctcagaggtagtaataacacctgtgtaCACCATagggagacaggaagacatagggagacagagggagacagggagagacagagggagacagagaggccgaaggagacaggaagacatagggAGACagcaggagacagagggagacaggtagacaggaagacagaaggagacagagggagacaggaagacatagggAGACagcaggagacagagggagacaggaagacatagggAGACagcaggagacagagggagacaggaatACATAGGGAGACagcaggagacagagggagacaggaagacatagggagacagaaggagacagagggagacaggaagacatagggAGACagcaggagacagagggagacaggaagacatagggagacagaaggagacagagggagacagggagagacagagggagataaggagagacagggggagacaggaagacatagggagggggagatatagggagacaggagagacatagggagacagggagagacagtggaagacatagggagacagggagagacagaggaagacagggagaaacagagggagacagggagagaaaggggaagacacagggagacagagggagacagggagggacaggaagacatagggagacagagggagtcagggagagacaagagagagacagggggagacagactCAGCATGCTGTGGGTCCAAGGAGGGTGCTTAGGTGGGGTGGGGAGGGACAGCAGGAGTGACGCATTACCCAGATTGGCACCGTAAGACAGTAGCTTCAGTAACAGTTCTTACTGTGCAGGGGaacagtgttgtctctctctggagCTCCAGTGCAGTGAAGGGAGGAAGTCACATTGAGCAGGTTGGCACATTTCAGACAACCATTCTGGTTCCACTTACTGGAAGCCACTGTGTGACCTGTTACAGGAATAAGTCCCCAGCCCAGTGTATTTTTTTAGTTTGCTGTGTTGTTCAGTTTGTTCTTGTTAGCCTCTCCTGTGCTGTGATGGGGCATCTGGCTCTCTGGCTCCCATCCATATATGCCTTTGAGGCGTTCTACAgccactgacccaccaccataccTTCCCTGAGGGGGTAAAAAGACCCTGGCTGGTACTGGCACTGCAGGCCACACACCCATCTCTCACTACTGGAAAAGCGATGGATGACTTGGCGCAACATTTGCCATACACAGAACTGTCCGGTCACAGCCCAAGGTCATCCAAAAAGATCAATATAACAAATTTGATGAGTCATTGCAAATAGTTTTAATGGCACCATCCGATGTAATTGTGTAGGTAActtccaaaataatggaaacacttgagtaaatgagggataccaagtatattgaaagcaggtgcttccacacgtGTGGTACCTGAGTTAATTAagaaattaacatcccatcatgcttagggtcatgtataaaacatgctgggcaggccattattttgatTACCATGgatatgcccccataggatgacaatgcccccattcaCAGGGCACaaatggtcactgaatggtttgaggAGCATACAAATGtcaaccatatgccatggccgtctcagtcaccagttctcaacccaattgaacacttatgagagattctggagtggcgcctgagacagcgtttttcgatcatcaacaaaacaccaagtcatgaatggtgtcgcatccctccaatagagttccagacacttgtagaatctatgccaaagtgcattgaagctgttctggctcatggtggcccaacgccctattaagacactatatgttggtgtttcctttattttgacagttacctgtatgttTGCCAGTTGAatgaaagcatttttttttttatatataaatggaAAAAACTGATACCCAATTTGGTCTGAAATTGGGATGTGTGCCTTTGTTGTTTCAGGTGAATCTCCTGCTGTCTGATTCTGCTGTTCCAACATGACCTCAGGCTACTGAAGACATTTCTGTTATTcatcctcctgctctctctgtacCACTCTCCTGTCACTCTTACTCTATTCTCCAATGGGTTCTCGCAGTCAAGGCAGCTTtttccaccatcaccaccaccaccaccacagctcGGTGGTGCCTACGGCCGTGCCCAGGCTTCTCACAGAGAACAGCAGTCTGCTAGGGGGCATCGCCCAGATCACCCCCAACCTCTTCCTGAGCCGGGGCAATGTGGCGTCCAACCGCAGCCTACTGCTGTCCAAGGGCATCACCTGCGTGGTCAACGCCACTATCGAGCTGCCCAACTTCAACTGGCCCCACGTGGAGTATGTAAAGGTACCCCTGGCGGACATGccccactcccccctctccctgtaCTTTGACAGCATAGCTGATAAGATCCACAGTGTGGGGAGAAAGCGGGGGGCCGTGCTGGTGCATTGTGCTGCAGGGGTGAGCCGCTCAGCCTCCCTGTGCCTGGCCTACCTGATGAAGTACCACCGTGTGTCTCTGGCCGAGGCCCACGCTTGGGTCAAGTCCCGCCGGCCAGTCATCCGGCCCAACGGGGGCTTCTGGCGTCAGCTCATCGACTACGAGAGGAAGCTGTTTGG comes from Salvelinus alpinus chromosome 21, SLU_Salpinus.1, whole genome shotgun sequence and encodes:
- the LOC139548041 gene encoding dual specificity protein phosphatase 14-like, with protein sequence MGSRSQGSFFHHHHHHHHSSVVPTAVPRLLTENSSLLGGIAQITPNLFLSRGNVASNRSLLLSKGITCVVNATIELPNFNWPHVEYVKVPLADMPHSPLSLYFDSIADKIHSVGRKRGAVLVHCAAGVSRSASLCLAYLMKYHRVSLAEAHAWVKSRRPVIRPNGGFWRQLIDYERKLFGRNSVKMVQTPYGLIPDVYERERRNLAPYWGL